The Blastopirellula marina genome has a window encoding:
- a CDS encoding cytochrome c oxidase subunit 3 family protein: MSAAVDTQDQAHHEDGDHHGHSPFQAHHFETMQQQFDAGKLGIWLFLFTEILMFSGLFCAYLIYRYNHPEVFLYAHKYLNTNLGALNTVVLIVSSLTMAWAVRAAQLSQKKLLVVMLSITLALAGVFLVVKYFEYTHKFEMGLVTGRSNVMYQLQHPDESDHNKELYESAIAAEKKEAAKHKEEEAHAVAEAEHEDEHPHEHADTHASEHGDSHGDGHGGPEQFLDAPRNTQIFFGIYYMMTGLHGFHILFGMVAIGWLLYRSIRGDFSSEYFGPVDYVGLYWHLVDLIWIYLFPLLYLIRS, from the coding sequence ATGAGCGCCGCCGTCGATACCCAAGATCAGGCCCATCATGAGGATGGTGATCATCACGGTCACAGTCCTTTCCAGGCTCACCACTTCGAAACGATGCAGCAGCAGTTCGATGCAGGTAAGCTTGGCATCTGGCTCTTTCTATTCACGGAAATCCTGATGTTCAGCGGGCTCTTTTGTGCCTACCTGATCTATCGATACAACCATCCAGAAGTGTTCTTGTACGCCCACAAGTACCTCAACACGAACCTGGGTGCCCTCAATACCGTCGTGCTCATCGTGAGTAGTCTGACCATGGCCTGGGCCGTACGTGCTGCTCAGCTCAGCCAGAAGAAGCTTCTGGTCGTCATGCTTAGCATCACTCTGGCACTCGCTGGTGTGTTCCTTGTGGTTAAGTACTTCGAGTACACGCACAAGTTCGAAATGGGGTTGGTTACCGGTCGGTCGAATGTGATGTATCAACTTCAGCATCCGGACGAAAGCGATCACAACAAAGAGTTGTACGAATCAGCGATCGCGGCTGAAAAGAAGGAAGCGGCCAAGCACAAAGAGGAAGAAGCCCACGCGGTTGCCGAAGCGGAACACGAGGACGAGCATCCTCATGAACATGCCGATACGCACGCTTCCGAACATGGCGATTCGCACGGCGACGGACACGGCGGGCCAGAACAGTTCCTCGATGCTCCTCGAAACACACAGATCTTCTTCGGCATCTATTACATGATGACCGGACTCCATGGTTTCCATATCTTGTTTGGCATGGTCGCAATCGGTTGGCTGCTATACCGCTCGATCCGTGGCGATTTCAGCAGTGAGTATTTCGGACCTGTCGATTACGTAGGCCTTTACTGGCACTTGGTCGACTTGATTTGGATCTACCTGTTCCCGCTACTCTATCTCATTCGTTCCTAA
- a CDS encoding ATP-binding cassette domain-containing protein encodes MPLITLKNVRHSYHDRPLFTEVSFVLEPGQQVCLMGRNGAGKSTLLKILAGEVIPDDGEIALSTGLTRAQMAQTVPTDDRGTIYDVVADGVGDLAAILREYHTLTYQLAENPTDETAKRLDVLQHEIDTQDGWNLQNQIEQALTKTGLDGELNFQKLSAGMKRRVLLARALVNEPDLLLLDEPTNHLDIDSILWLEKLLMNISCSIVFVTHDRAFARKLATRVIDVDRGRVTSWSCGYDEFLKRKAAALEAEEKEQALFDKKLAQEEVWIRQGIKARRTRNEGRVRALKKMRDEYRDRRKHVGSVKMEAHVGDRSGQLVFKAEQLAHRFGDLRIVNNFSTTIMRGDKVGIIGRNGIGKSTLLRILLGQMKPDQGEVKVGTNVQIAYFDQLQARLDPEQTLRENIGEGNEFVKINGKSKHVVGYLQEFLFTPEQANRAIKYLSGGERNRLLLAQLFAKPSNVLVLDEPTNDLDSDTMELLEDLVVNYPGTVLVVSHDREFLNNVVTSTISFEGDGIVLEYAGGYDDYLIQHKKDTTPPFEPAKPEVKTVEASKPVAEKKDASKPRGRKLSYKEQRELDGLPEKIEGLEAEQEGLQAKIADPSFYQKPQDEIKQVSQRLEAVGEELLMCLERWEELATIQEAS; translated from the coding sequence ATGCCTCTGATCACGCTGAAAAACGTTCGTCACTCTTACCACGACCGCCCTTTGTTTACGGAGGTGTCGTTTGTTTTGGAGCCTGGGCAACAGGTATGCCTGATGGGTCGAAATGGGGCTGGAAAGTCGACCCTGCTGAAGATCCTTGCTGGTGAGGTCATACCGGATGACGGCGAAATTGCCCTCTCGACAGGGCTGACGCGAGCCCAAATGGCGCAAACCGTGCCCACTGACGATCGTGGCACTATCTACGACGTGGTAGCTGACGGCGTGGGGGACTTAGCGGCCATTTTGCGCGAGTACCACACCCTGACCTATCAGTTGGCCGAAAATCCCACGGACGAGACGGCCAAGCGACTGGACGTGTTGCAGCACGAAATCGACACCCAAGATGGATGGAACCTGCAAAATCAGATCGAACAGGCCCTGACAAAAACAGGCCTCGACGGTGAGTTGAACTTTCAAAAGTTATCGGCCGGGATGAAACGCCGGGTTTTGCTGGCTCGGGCCTTGGTCAACGAGCCAGACCTGTTGCTTTTGGACGAACCGACGAATCATTTGGACATAGATTCGATCTTGTGGCTCGAAAAGTTGCTAATGAACATATCGTGCTCGATTGTTTTCGTTACGCACGACCGGGCGTTCGCTCGAAAACTGGCAACTCGCGTGATTGACGTCGATCGGGGCCGTGTTACCAGTTGGTCGTGCGGCTACGACGAATTCCTGAAACGAAAAGCCGCCGCACTTGAAGCCGAGGAAAAAGAACAAGCTCTATTCGACAAGAAGCTGGCCCAGGAAGAAGTCTGGATCCGCCAGGGCATCAAAGCCCGTCGTACGCGAAACGAAGGTCGTGTCCGGGCACTGAAGAAGATGCGAGACGAATATCGCGACCGACGGAAGCATGTGGGCAGCGTGAAAATGGAAGCCCACGTCGGCGATCGATCGGGGCAATTGGTGTTCAAAGCCGAGCAACTTGCGCATCGCTTTGGTGATCTGCGGATCGTGAACAACTTTTCGACAACGATCATGCGAGGAGACAAGGTCGGGATCATCGGGCGAAATGGTATCGGAAAGTCGACCCTTCTGCGAATACTGTTGGGACAAATGAAGCCTGATCAAGGGGAAGTGAAGGTCGGCACGAACGTGCAGATCGCCTACTTCGACCAGTTACAGGCTCGGCTGGATCCCGAGCAGACGCTGCGTGAAAATATCGGCGAAGGAAACGAGTTCGTCAAAATCAACGGCAAGTCGAAGCACGTGGTGGGATACCTGCAAGAGTTTCTCTTCACGCCCGAACAAGCCAATCGAGCCATCAAGTATTTGAGTGGTGGTGAACGTAACCGTTTGCTGCTGGCCCAGTTGTTCGCCAAGCCGTCCAATGTGTTGGTGCTCGACGAACCCACGAATGACCTCGACTCCGACACGATGGAGTTGCTGGAAGATCTGGTCGTGAACTACCCCGGTACCGTTCTGGTGGTAAGTCACGATCGAGAGTTTCTCAATAACGTGGTGACCAGCACGATCTCGTTCGAGGGGGATGGCATCGTTCTGGAGTACGCAGGCGGCTACGACGATTACCTTATCCAGCACAAAAAGGATACGACACCCCCGTTTGAACCTGCTAAGCCAGAAGTAAAAACGGTCGAGGCATCTAAGCCTGTTGCTGAAAAGAAGGACGCCAGCAAACCTCGCGGGCGAAAGCTGAGCTACAAAGAACAGCGAGAGTTGGATGGCTTGCCCGAGAAGATCGAAGGCCTGGAAGCAGAACAAGAAGGGCTTCAAGCCAAGATCGCCGATCCGAGCTTCTATCAGAAGCCTCAAGACGAAATCAAACAGGTCTCGCAGCGTCTGGAAGCGGTGGGGGAAGAATTGCTGATGTGCCTGGAACGATGGGAAGAACTCGCCACGATCCAGGAAGCAAGCTAA
- a CDS encoding heme-copper oxidase subunit III, which produces MSMRRDEYQAKFGFALFIASLTMFFLASLAAYGIIRGSSGAPAISIGSFPLSLVASTISMFGVSFAMHKAVANVRRERQIPFRRWLIAAAVISIVFLVFQSMGLHALLDMHRLALEDGVTKQFGLMFFLVLVHALHVVGGISFLSGVLVRARHDAYDHEKHWTVDICALYWHFLDVVWIVMLATFLLGR; this is translated from the coding sequence ATGTCGATGCGCCGCGATGAATACCAGGCCAAGTTTGGTTTTGCTCTTTTCATCGCCTCGCTGACGATGTTCTTTCTCGCCAGTCTGGCTGCTTATGGAATCATTCGCGGCTCCTCCGGAGCACCTGCGATTTCGATTGGCTCATTCCCCCTAAGCCTGGTCGCCAGCACGATCAGCATGTTTGGTGTCAGCTTTGCCATGCATAAAGCGGTAGCCAACGTGCGTCGCGAACGGCAGATACCGTTCCGACGATGGCTGATCGCAGCGGCGGTAATTTCAATTGTCTTCCTGGTTTTCCAGTCGATGGGCCTGCATGCTCTGTTAGATATGCACCGCCTGGCCCTGGAAGATGGCGTGACCAAGCAGTTTGGCTTGATGTTCTTCCTAGTGCTGGTCCATGCCCTGCATGTCGTCGGAGGCATTTCCTTTCTGAGCGGCGTCCTAGTCAGAGCACGCCACGATGCCTACGACCACGAAAAACATTGGACTGTCGACATCTGTGCGTTGTACTGGCACTTTCTAGATGTCGTCTGGATCGTGATGCTCGCCACCTTTTTGCTGGGGCGTTAG
- a CDS encoding cytochrome C oxidase subunit IV family protein: MSDHSTNHSDDHGHGMGHVMPLSILFGTFVALLFFTGLTVFLADQNLGEIDIWIALTIATIKAGLVATYFMHLRYDKPINVLLFLFTLGFVALFFGITLIDSEQYQPQIQDYYEATTTVTVSEAAPAPPAE, encoded by the coding sequence ATGTCTGACCATTCGACCAACCACTCCGACGATCATGGACATGGCATGGGTCACGTCATGCCGTTGTCGATCTTGTTTGGCACCTTCGTCGCGTTGTTGTTTTTCACCGGTCTTACCGTCTTCCTGGCAGATCAGAACTTGGGTGAGATCGATATTTGGATCGCGCTTACCATCGCCACCATTAAGGCAGGCCTCGTCGCGACCTACTTTATGCACCTTCGCTACGACAAGCCTATTAACGTGTTGTTGTTCTTGTTCACGCTGGGATTTGTTGCACTGTTCTTCGGTATCACGCTGATTGACTCGGAACAATACCAACCGCAGATCCAAGACTACTACGAAGCAACTACGACCGTTACCGTGAGCGAAGCAGCACCGGCACCCCCAGCTGAATAG